A single region of the Bacteroidota bacterium genome encodes:
- a CDS encoding helix-turn-helix domain-containing protein, whose protein sequence is MKVITIESIAYKKLLKKIDKTSNDIQKLTSVVTELKERVIPQENRWIDSRDLCKMLKVSNRTLQKYRDKGKISFIKFDGKILYKPEDVINEIERSYFKSLKS, encoded by the coding sequence ATGAAGGTAATTACAATTGAAAGCATTGCTTATAAAAAGCTATTAAAAAAAATTGATAAAACTTCAAATGATATCCAAAAATTGACATCCGTAGTTACTGAATTAAAGGAAAGAGTAATACCTCAAGAGAATAGATGGATTGATAGTCGCGATTTATGTAAAATGTTAAAAGTTTCAAACAGGACGCTTCAAAAGTATAGGGATAAAGGGAAAATTTCTTTTATTAAATTTGATGGAAAGATACTTTATAAACCAGAAGATGTAATAAATGAAATAGAGAGGAGCTATTTCAAATCTCTTAAATCATAG